One region of Pan paniscus chromosome 5, NHGRI_mPanPan1-v2.0_pri, whole genome shotgun sequence genomic DNA includes:
- the RWDD1 gene encoding RWD domain-containing protein 1 isoform X1 translates to MTDYGEEQRNELEALESIYPDSFTVLSENPPSFTITVTSEAGENDETVQTTLKFTYSEKYPDEAPLYEIFSQENLEDNDVSDILKLLALQAEENLGMVMIFTLVTAVQEKLNEIVDQIKTRREEEKKQKEKEAEEAEKQLFHGTPVTIENFLNWKAKFDAELLEIKKKRMKEEEQAGKNKLSGKQLFETDHNLDTSDIQFLEDAGNNVEVDESLFQEMDDLELEDDEDDPDYNPADPESDSAD, encoded by the exons ATGACAGATTACGGCGAGGAGCAGCGCAACGAGCTGGAGGCTCTGGAGTCCATCTACCCTGACTCCTTCACAG TATTATCAGAAAATCCACCCAGCTTCACCATTACTGTGACGTCTGAGGCTGGAGAAAATGATGAAA CTGTCCAGACTACCCTCAAGTTTACATACAGTGAAAAATACCCAGATGAAGCTCCCCTTTATGAAATATTCTCCCAGGAAAATCTAGAAGATAATGATGtctcagacattttaaaattactagcattacag GCTGAAGAAAATCTTGGTATGGTGATGATTTTTACTCTAGTGACAGCTGtgcaagaaaaattaaatgaaatagtagatcagataaaaactagaagagaagaagaaaagaaacaaaaagaaaaagaagcagaagaagctgaaaag cAATTATTCCATGGTACTCCAGTTACAATTGAGAATTTCTTAAATTGGAAAGCCAAGTTTGATGCAGaactcttggaaattaaaaagaaaaggatgaaagaagaagaacaagcaggaaaaaataaattaagtg ggaaacAACTATTTGAAACAGATCATAATCTTGACACATCTGATATCCAGTTCTTGGAGGATG CTGGAAACAACGTGGAGGTAGATGAGTCTTTGTTCCAAGAAATGGATGACTTGGAGCTGGAGGATGATGAAGATGATCCAGACTATAATCCTGCTGACCCAGAGAGTGACTCAGCTGACTAA
- the RWDD1 gene encoding RWD domain-containing protein 1 isoform X2: MVMIFTLVTAVQEKLNEIVDQIKTRREEEKKQKEKEAEEAEKQLFHGTPVTIENFLNWKAKFDAELLEIKKKRMKEEEQAGKNKLSGKQLFETDHNLDTSDIQFLEDAGNNVEVDESLFQEMDDLELEDDEDDPDYNPADPESDSAD; the protein is encoded by the exons ATGGTGATGATTTTTACTCTAGTGACAGCTGtgcaagaaaaattaaatgaaatagtagatcagataaaaactagaagagaagaagaaaagaaacaaaaagaaaaagaagcagaagaagctgaaaag cAATTATTCCATGGTACTCCAGTTACAATTGAGAATTTCTTAAATTGGAAAGCCAAGTTTGATGCAGaactcttggaaattaaaaagaaaaggatgaaagaagaagaacaagcaggaaaaaataaattaagtg ggaaacAACTATTTGAAACAGATCATAATCTTGACACATCTGATATCCAGTTCTTGGAGGATG CTGGAAACAACGTGGAGGTAGATGAGTCTTTGTTCCAAGAAATGGATGACTTGGAGCTGGAGGATGATGAAGATGATCCAGACTATAATCCTGCTGACCCAGAGAGTGACTCAGCTGACTAA